One stretch of Glandiceps talaboti chromosome 7, keGlaTala1.1, whole genome shotgun sequence DNA includes these proteins:
- the LOC144437281 gene encoding carboxypeptidase E-like isoform X1, with amino-acid sequence MKSKYQLRFLVLTLLLLCHQISSIDFVHHRYQDLVNVLQNVTSECPNITRLYDIGKSVEGRKLWVLEMTDNPGSHESGEPEFKYVANMHGNEVTGRSILTYLVQYLCNEYKSGNSRIRSLVDNTRIHIMSTMNPDGFETAYDYLERNGRSDWLSGRNNANNIDLNRDFPDLNAIMYDHEKLGGKNHHLGYEGMYDDREVETQAVMQWIEDYPFVLSANLHDGSPVANYPYDKSKVPGSFYAVTDDDALFRHLALTYSEAHRRMSDKKVGCVPMEDPFPDGITNGADWYSVTGGMQDFNYLASNCFEITLELGCKKFSRESKLESKWEDNLESLLSYMEEVHKGIKGIVRDTNNNPIAEAVIEVDGIDHDITSLSSGEYWRLLLPGTYRVHASASGYIRETKLVTIGSNAAVVDFSLEDVSTADDDSDSGDTSSGENDVEGTKCYDSFWWMHLECWNHEDGP; translated from the exons ATGAAGTCGAAGTATCAACTCCGTTTCTTAGTCTTAACTTTACTTTTACTCTGTCACCAAATTTCATCGATTGACTTTGTACACCATCGATATCAGGATTTGGTGAATGTGCTACAAAACGTGACTTCAGAATGTCCAAACATCACCAGACTCTACGATATCGGGAAGAGCGTGGAGGGGAGAAAGTTATGGGTTTTGGAGATGACGGACAATCCGGGTAGCCATGAATCTG GGGAACCTGAGTTCAAATACGTGGCTAACATGCACGGTAATGAAGTTACAGGTAGATCTATCCTTACCTATCTAGTGCAGTATTTATGTAACGAATACAAGTCTGGAAATTCTAGAATACGGTCCTTGGTAGACAACACACGAATACATATTATGTCGACAATGAATCCCGATGGTTTTGAAACAGCCTATGATTATCTAGAACGAAAT GGTCGTAGTGATTGGTTGAGTGGTAGAAATAACGCCAACAATATCGATCTTAATCGGGATTTTCCGGATCTAAATGCTATTATGTACGACCATGAGAAGCTGGGTGGTAAGAATCATCACCTTGGATACGAAGGAATGTATGATGAC CGTGAAGTTGAAACACAGGCAGTCATGCAATGGATAGAGGACTATCCATTCGTCTTGTCTGCTAACCTTCATGATGGTAGCCCGGTCGCTAATTACCCGTATGATAAATCGAAAGTTCCAGGCTCATTCTATGCTGTGACTGATGATGACGCCTTATTCCGTCACCTGGCGTTGACTTATTCCGAAGCACATCGTAGAATGAGTGACAAAAAGGTTGGCTGTGTACCGATGGAGGATCCCTTCCCTGACGGAATCACAAACGGAGCTGACTGGTACAGCGTCACCGGAG GCATGCAGGACTTTAACTACTTAGCCTCCAACTGTTTTGAAATCACTCTAGAGCTTGGCTGTAAAAAGTTTTCTAGAGAATCGAAACTGGAAAGTAAATGGGAAGATAATCTCGAATCTTTGCTTTCCTATATGGAAGAG GTACATAAGGGAATCAAAGGTATTGTGCGAGATACTAATAATAATCCTATAGCTGAAGCTGTTATTGAAGTGGACGGCATTGACCATGATATTACTTCAC TTTCTAGCGGTGAATATTGGCGCTTGTTACTACCGGGTACTTATCGAGTGCATGCATCTGCTAGCGGATACATCCGGGAAACTAAACTAGTAACAATTGGTTCTAATGCAGCAGTTGTTGATTTCTCTCTCGAAGATGTTTCCACCGCCGATGACGACTCTGATAGCGGAGATACGTCATCAGGTGAAAATGACGTAGAAGGAACAAAGTGTTATGACAGTTTTTGGTGGATGCATTTAGAATGCTGGAATCATGAAGATGGGCCATga
- the LOC144437281 gene encoding carboxypeptidase E-like isoform X3, giving the protein MGEPEFKYVANMHGNEVTGRSILTYLVQYLCNEYKSGNSRIRSLVDNTRIHIMSTMNPDGFETAYDYLERNGRSDWLSGRNNANNIDLNRDFPDLNAIMYDHEKLGGKNHHLGYEGMYDDREVETQAVMQWIEDYPFVLSANLHDGSPVANYPYDKSKVPGSFYAVTDDDALFRHLALTYSEAHRRMSDKKVGCVPMEDPFPDGITNGADWYSVTGGMQDFNYLASNCFEITLELGCKKFSRESKLESKWEDNLESLLSYMEEVHKGIKGIVRDTNNNPIAEAVIEVDGIDHDITSLSSGEYWRLLLPGTYRVHASASGYIRETKLVTIGSNAAVVDFSLEDVSTADDDSDSGDTSSGENDVEGTKCYDSFWWMHLECWNHEDGP; this is encoded by the exons ATGG GGGAACCTGAGTTCAAATACGTGGCTAACATGCACGGTAATGAAGTTACAGGTAGATCTATCCTTACCTATCTAGTGCAGTATTTATGTAACGAATACAAGTCTGGAAATTCTAGAATACGGTCCTTGGTAGACAACACACGAATACATATTATGTCGACAATGAATCCCGATGGTTTTGAAACAGCCTATGATTATCTAGAACGAAAT GGTCGTAGTGATTGGTTGAGTGGTAGAAATAACGCCAACAATATCGATCTTAATCGGGATTTTCCGGATCTAAATGCTATTATGTACGACCATGAGAAGCTGGGTGGTAAGAATCATCACCTTGGATACGAAGGAATGTATGATGAC CGTGAAGTTGAAACACAGGCAGTCATGCAATGGATAGAGGACTATCCATTCGTCTTGTCTGCTAACCTTCATGATGGTAGCCCGGTCGCTAATTACCCGTATGATAAATCGAAAGTTCCAGGCTCATTCTATGCTGTGACTGATGATGACGCCTTATTCCGTCACCTGGCGTTGACTTATTCCGAAGCACATCGTAGAATGAGTGACAAAAAGGTTGGCTGTGTACCGATGGAGGATCCCTTCCCTGACGGAATCACAAACGGAGCTGACTGGTACAGCGTCACCGGAG GCATGCAGGACTTTAACTACTTAGCCTCCAACTGTTTTGAAATCACTCTAGAGCTTGGCTGTAAAAAGTTTTCTAGAGAATCGAAACTGGAAAGTAAATGGGAAGATAATCTCGAATCTTTGCTTTCCTATATGGAAGAG GTACATAAGGGAATCAAAGGTATTGTGCGAGATACTAATAATAATCCTATAGCTGAAGCTGTTATTGAAGTGGACGGCATTGACCATGATATTACTTCAC TTTCTAGCGGTGAATATTGGCGCTTGTTACTACCGGGTACTTATCGAGTGCATGCATCTGCTAGCGGATACATCCGGGAAACTAAACTAGTAACAATTGGTTCTAATGCAGCAGTTGTTGATTTCTCTCTCGAAGATGTTTCCACCGCCGATGACGACTCTGATAGCGGAGATACGTCATCAGGTGAAAATGACGTAGAAGGAACAAAGTGTTATGACAGTTTTTGGTGGATGCATTTAGAATGCTGGAATCATGAAGATGGGCCATga
- the LOC144437281 gene encoding carboxypeptidase E-like isoform X2 encodes MGGEPEFKYVANMHGNEVTGRSILTYLVQYLCNEYKSGNSRIRSLVDNTRIHIMSTMNPDGFETAYDYLERNGRSDWLSGRNNANNIDLNRDFPDLNAIMYDHEKLGGKNHHLGYEGMYDDREVETQAVMQWIEDYPFVLSANLHDGSPVANYPYDKSKVPGSFYAVTDDDALFRHLALTYSEAHRRMSDKKVGCVPMEDPFPDGITNGADWYSVTGGMQDFNYLASNCFEITLELGCKKFSRESKLESKWEDNLESLLSYMEEVHKGIKGIVRDTNNNPIAEAVIEVDGIDHDITSLSSGEYWRLLLPGTYRVHASASGYIRETKLVTIGSNAAVVDFSLEDVSTADDDSDSGDTSSGENDVEGTKCYDSFWWMHLECWNHEDGP; translated from the exons ATGGGTG GGGAACCTGAGTTCAAATACGTGGCTAACATGCACGGTAATGAAGTTACAGGTAGATCTATCCTTACCTATCTAGTGCAGTATTTATGTAACGAATACAAGTCTGGAAATTCTAGAATACGGTCCTTGGTAGACAACACACGAATACATATTATGTCGACAATGAATCCCGATGGTTTTGAAACAGCCTATGATTATCTAGAACGAAAT GGTCGTAGTGATTGGTTGAGTGGTAGAAATAACGCCAACAATATCGATCTTAATCGGGATTTTCCGGATCTAAATGCTATTATGTACGACCATGAGAAGCTGGGTGGTAAGAATCATCACCTTGGATACGAAGGAATGTATGATGAC CGTGAAGTTGAAACACAGGCAGTCATGCAATGGATAGAGGACTATCCATTCGTCTTGTCTGCTAACCTTCATGATGGTAGCCCGGTCGCTAATTACCCGTATGATAAATCGAAAGTTCCAGGCTCATTCTATGCTGTGACTGATGATGACGCCTTATTCCGTCACCTGGCGTTGACTTATTCCGAAGCACATCGTAGAATGAGTGACAAAAAGGTTGGCTGTGTACCGATGGAGGATCCCTTCCCTGACGGAATCACAAACGGAGCTGACTGGTACAGCGTCACCGGAG GCATGCAGGACTTTAACTACTTAGCCTCCAACTGTTTTGAAATCACTCTAGAGCTTGGCTGTAAAAAGTTTTCTAGAGAATCGAAACTGGAAAGTAAATGGGAAGATAATCTCGAATCTTTGCTTTCCTATATGGAAGAG GTACATAAGGGAATCAAAGGTATTGTGCGAGATACTAATAATAATCCTATAGCTGAAGCTGTTATTGAAGTGGACGGCATTGACCATGATATTACTTCAC TTTCTAGCGGTGAATATTGGCGCTTGTTACTACCGGGTACTTATCGAGTGCATGCATCTGCTAGCGGATACATCCGGGAAACTAAACTAGTAACAATTGGTTCTAATGCAGCAGTTGTTGATTTCTCTCTCGAAGATGTTTCCACCGCCGATGACGACTCTGATAGCGGAGATACGTCATCAGGTGAAAATGACGTAGAAGGAACAAAGTGTTATGACAGTTTTTGGTGGATGCATTTAGAATGCTGGAATCATGAAGATGGGCCATga
- the LOC144437448 gene encoding uncharacterized protein LOC144437448: protein MGTIWYIGVLALSFGWAISLGQENVTLFQDSASNFTTYINENASVGSEVFILPIDNVTNVTDITIRSGDMNDVFTVNKSGVVRVAKFLDYNLLSSVYELYISITSSVSISNATLTVFINDVINWPPVFNESCTINTNAASQSADALLYEIYGNYGKERKPLEELILTKDKSAMKELFNVDTYNSDCNAHIYFGSKRGSISVDDLRNMILTCDTEAGASAEVFTPGDSALIGNPYVDMAWFEEPLNYSILVVIHLYHMVKGTDRGPCRFMYNDFVVLNVKVDIVPQGCPPGKYGFKCEDECICQNEATCHPFNGACRCVSGWIGPACDIAVKKIEVPNETHATYGETVNLICYHYNMKIENAKYGVRWYRNGSLIDDENNHFPGMRIHNSEEGYSSLTIYDIVDSDAGVYDCEVTDMTGQTRRASGKVIVDGCSVNKWGETCEEICSCQNGATCNRYRGCICTHGWNGTTCSQDVEAPTITDCPANIVLSPDTKDSNFTATWKEPIITDNSNQLNVATNAHPGDHFEYGKHTVKYTAVDGGGNMATCEFEVNVKKSGGLPKTVIGGISALGFLLCVLCVVGPYVGYKYRHEIQTLIADKLHPYEDDDGRRFDAFVSVKGDTPDEVFVYRTLLPTLEKKYGFQLCLHHRDFIIGEAIVENIITSIKDSRRTILILSPAFVESEWCDYEVLMAHREMIGLKQKLIPLMFDDVTKMGNIRPSLKSILNTITYISWPGEGDNVNAKDVDKFWKRLVKAMPRKRKQKPRGEVAPVRFDETLQNTSSTFPACVWTYLRNISKRCKRENGPGARTRKMSNASVDFDDTPLIAPGNDVMI, encoded by the exons ATGGGAACAATATGGTATATTGGCGTGCTTGCTCTGTCTTTCGGGTGGGCGATCT CTCTAGGTCAAGAAAATGTGACTTTATTCCAAGACAGTGCTAGTAACTTTACTACTTACATCAACGAG AATGCAAGTGTTGGAAGTGAAGTCTTCATCTTGCccattgacaatgttacaaatgtgACAGATATCACTATCAGAAGTGGCGACATG AATGACGTATTTACTGTCAACAAATCTGGTGTGGTGCGTGTTGCTAAATTCCTTGATTATAATCTGCTATCATCAGTGTATGAACTGTACATTTCTATTACATCATCG GTATCAATCAGCAATGCTACCCTTACAGTGTTtattaatgacgtcatcaactgGCCACCAGTATTCAACGAATCGTGTACTATAAATACCAATGCTGCTTCACAGTCAGCCGAT GCACTACTGTATGAAATCTATGGAAATTATGGCAAGGAACGGAAACCACTAGAAGAACTTATCCTCACTAAGGATAAGAGCGCCATGAAAGAACTGTTCAATGTTGATACATACAATAGTGATT GTAACGCACACATATATTTTGGGAGTAAAAGAGGCAGCATTAGTGTTGATGATTTAAGAAATATGATACTAACGTGTGATACTGAAGCTGGTGCGTCAGCTGAAGTCTTTACACCG GGCGACAGCGCCCTCATCGGCAATCCGTATGTTGACATGGCTTGGTTTGAAGAACCTCTAAATTATAGCATACTTGTGGTCATTCATCTTTATCATATGGTTAAGGGGACCGATCGTGGACCGTGTAGGTTTATGTATAACGACTTCGTTGTATTGAACGTGAAAGTTGATATCGTACCGCAAG GTTGCCCACCAGGAAAGTATGGCTTCAAATGCGAGGACGAGTGCATTTGTCAGAATGAAGCTACGTGTCATCCATTTAACGGTGCTTGTCGGTGTGTTTCAGGTTGGATTGGACCAGCTTGTGATATAG ctgTCAAGAAAATCGAAGTACCAAACGAAACCCACGCCACTTATGGGGAAACTGTTAATTTGATTTGTTATCATTACAATATGAAGATTGAGAATGCCAAATATGGTGTTCGCTGGTACCGTAATGGTAGTCTCATCGACGACGAAAACAATCATTTTCCTGGGATGCGAATTCACAATAGCGAGGAAGG CTACTCATCTCTAACTATCTATGATATAGTTGATAGTGATGCCGGTGTTTACGATTGTGAAGTAACAGATATGACGGGACAAACACGAAGAGCATCTGGTAAAGTCATTGTTGACG GTTGTTCCGTAAATAAATGGGGAGAAACGTGTGAAGAAATCTGTAGCTGCCAGAATGGTGCTACATGCAACAGGTATAGAGGATGTATTTGTACGCATGGATGGAACGGTACCACCTGCTCACAGG ACGTAGAGGCGCCAACGATTACTGACTGCCCAGCAAACATAGTTTTATCTCCAGATACAAAAGACAGCAATTTTACAGCGACTTGGAAAGAGCCAATCATAACAGACAATTCAAATCAGCTGAACGTGGCGACCAATGCACACCCGGGTGACCATTTTGAATATGGTAAACACACGGTCAAGTACACGGCAGTCGATGGGGGCGGTAACATGGCTACTTGTGAGTTTGAAGTTAATGTTAAAAAGTCAG GTGGTCTTCCCAAGACTGTAATTGGTGGGATATCAGCTTTAGGTTTCTTGCTGTGTGTTCTCTGTGTAGTTGGTCCTTACGTTGGGTACAAATACCGACACGAAATCCAGACCTTAATAGCTGACAAGTTACATCCTTATGAAGATGATG ACGGTAGACGTTTCGATGCCTTCGTGTCAGTCAAAGGAGACACACCAGACGAAGTCTTTGTTTACAGAACACTTTTACCAACTCTAGAAAAAAAATACGGATTCCAACTTTGTCTTCACCATAGAGATTTCATAATAGGGGAAG cCATTGTTGAGAACATTATCACGTCAATCAAAGACAGTCGTCGAACTATTCTCATTTTGTCTCCCGCCTTTGTAGAGAGTGAGTGGTGTGATTATGAGGTTTTAATGGCGCACAGAGAAATGATTGGATTGAAACAAAAACTGATCCCACTAATGTTTGATGACGTCACTAAAATGGGAAACATCCGACCAAGTTTAAAGTCCATTCTCAACACCATCACTTACATATCATGGCCGGGAGAGGGCGATAATGTCAACGCGAAGGATGTTGACAAGTTCTGGAAACGACTTGTGAAGGCAATGCCGAGGAAACGAAAGCAGAAGCCTCGCGGGGAGGTAGCTCCAGTTAGATTTGATGAAACCTTGCAAAATACTTCTTCGACATTTCCTGCATGTGTTTGGACATATTTAAGAAATATCTCGAAGCGATGTAAGAGAGAGAATGGTCCAGGTGCAAGAACGAGAAAAATGTCAAATGCCAGCGTCGATTTTGACGACACACCCTTGATAGCACCGGGAAATGACGTCATGATTTGA